A stretch of Lutra lutra chromosome 9, mLutLut1.2, whole genome shotgun sequence DNA encodes these proteins:
- the CCN5 gene encoding CCN family member 5 isoform X2, producing the protein MRGTPLTHLLAFSLLCLLSKVCAQLCPTPCACPWPPPRCPLGVPLVLDGCGCCRVCARRLGEPCDHLHVCDPSQGLVCQPRVDPGRRGAVCLWGEDDGSCEVNGRLYRDGETFQPHCRIRCQCEDGGFTCVPLCSEDVRLPSWDCPHPRRVEVPGKCCPEWVCDRGRELGVQPLPAQGPQFSGLVAPPPPGAPCPEWSTAWGPCSTTCGLGVATRVSNQNRLCRLETQRRLCLLGPCPPARGRGPWNSAF; encoded by the exons ATGAGAGGCACACCACTGACCCATCTTCtggccttctccctcctctgcctcctctcaaAG GTGTGTGCCCAGCTGTGCCCGACGCCCTGTGCCTGTCCCTGGCCACCACCACGATGTCCACTGGGGGTGCCCCTGGTGCTGGATGGCTGTGGCTGCTGCCGGGTGTGCGCACGGCGGCTGGGGGAGCCCTGCGACCACCTCCACGTCTGTGACCCCAGCCAGGGACTGGTCTGCCAACCCAGGGTGGACCCTGGACGCCGAGGGGCTGTGTGCCTCT GGGGAGAGGATGACGGGAGCTGTGAGGTGAACGGCCGCCTGTACCGGGATGGGGAGACCTTCCAGCCCCACTGCAGGATTCGCTGCCAGTGTGAGGACGGGGGCTTCACCTGTGTGCCCCTGTGCAGCGAGGACGTTCGGCTGCCCAGCTGGGACTGTCCGCATCCCAGGAGGGTTGAGGTCCCTGGCAAGTGCTGCCCTGAGTGGGTGTGCGACcggggaagggagctgggggtccagcccctcccagcccaaG gACCCCAGTTTTCTGGCCTTgtcgctcccccaccccctggcgcCCCCTGCCCAGAGTGGAGCACAGCCTGGGGCCCCTGCTCAACCACCTGTGGGCTGGGCGTGGCCACTCGGGTGTCCAACCAGAACCGCCTCTGCCGCCTGGAGACCCAGcgccgcctctgcctgcttgggccCTGTCCACCTGCCAGGGGCCGCGGCCCATGGAACAGCGCCTTCTAG
- the CCN5 gene encoding CCN family member 5 isoform X1 — protein sequence MRGTPLTHLLAFSLLCLLSKVCAQLCPTPCACPWPPPRCPLGVPLVLDGCGCCRVCARRLGEPCDHLHVCDPSQGLVCQPRVDPGRRGAVCLWGEDDGSCEVNGRLYRDGETFQPHCRIRCQCEDGGFTCVPLCSEDVRLPSWDCPHPRRVEVPGKCCPEWVCDRGRELGVQPLPAQGTASETLAALPPSPSTSTHRPQPPSWKMPWGPQFSGLVAPPPPGAPCPEWSTAWGPCSTTCGLGVATRVSNQNRLCRLETQRRLCLLGPCPPARGRGPWNSAF from the exons ATGAGAGGCACACCACTGACCCATCTTCtggccttctccctcctctgcctcctctcaaAG GTGTGTGCCCAGCTGTGCCCGACGCCCTGTGCCTGTCCCTGGCCACCACCACGATGTCCACTGGGGGTGCCCCTGGTGCTGGATGGCTGTGGCTGCTGCCGGGTGTGCGCACGGCGGCTGGGGGAGCCCTGCGACCACCTCCACGTCTGTGACCCCAGCCAGGGACTGGTCTGCCAACCCAGGGTGGACCCTGGACGCCGAGGGGCTGTGTGCCTCT GGGGAGAGGATGACGGGAGCTGTGAGGTGAACGGCCGCCTGTACCGGGATGGGGAGACCTTCCAGCCCCACTGCAGGATTCGCTGCCAGTGTGAGGACGGGGGCTTCACCTGTGTGCCCCTGTGCAGCGAGGACGTTCGGCTGCCCAGCTGGGACTGTCCGCATCCCAGGAGGGTTGAGGTCCCTGGCAAGTGCTGCCCTGAGTGGGTGTGCGACcggggaagggagctgggggtccagcccctcccagcccaaG GTACAGCCTCAGAAACCCTAGCAGCTTTGCCACCGAGTCCCAGCACCTCTACTCACAGGCCACAACCTCCTTCCTGGAAGATGCCATGGG gACCCCAGTTTTCTGGCCTTgtcgctcccccaccccctggcgcCCCCTGCCCAGAGTGGAGCACAGCCTGGGGCCCCTGCTCAACCACCTGTGGGCTGGGCGTGGCCACTCGGGTGTCCAACCAGAACCGCCTCTGCCGCCTGGAGACCCAGcgccgcctctgcctgcttgggccCTGTCCACCTGCCAGGGGCCGCGGCCCATGGAACAGCGCCTTCTAG